The Calditrichia bacterium genomic interval CAGCATCAACGCCAAAAGCCCGGACACTTCCGGGTCCGGCAACAGCGTTTTCAGCAATCGTCCCAAACGAATTGCCTCGCCGGATAAATCTGCTCGCGTGTGCTGTTCACCCGACGATGCGGCATATCCTTCGTTAAACAGCAGATAAATAACGTTGAGAACCGTTTGTAATCGCTCCGGCAATTCGTCAGGCTCGGGCACCTGGTAGGGAATGCGGGCTTCGCGGATTTTTGCTTTTGCCCGCACAATGCGCTGGGCAATCGTCGAAGAGGAAATCAGAAAGGCATGCGCAATTTCCTCCGTCGTGAGACCGCAAACTTCGCGCAGCGTAAGCGCCAACTGCGCTTCCCGGGAAAGCGCCGGATGGCAGCAGGTGAAAATCAGCCGCAGCCGGTCATCGGCAACGGCGTGATCATCCGGTTCCGCGCTATCCGCATTTTCGGCATCATAACGTTCGAGAAAATCTGCCTCCAACGTATCGAAACGGGCATTTCGGCGCAGATTATCGATAGCCTTAAATCGCCCGGTCGAAACCAGCCACGCTACCGGATTGCCGGGTATTCCTTCTTCCGGCCATTTTTCGAGCGCAACCCGGAAGGCTTCATGCAGCGCATCTTCCGCAATATCAAAACTTCCCAACAGGCGAATAAGCGTGGCAAGCACCCGGCGCGATTCCGATCGGTAGATCGCATCTATTTGCCGGTGGATATCTTCCGGGTTGTGGTTGTTCATAAACGATCCCGGAATGGCGTCATCTGTTTCGGTTTTATCCGGATCAACTATTTTTCCGCCAGTTTTTTGAGTTCTTCCAGCGCTTTTGGCCAGATATCCCCGAACATTTCGGCATGCTCTTCGGCT includes:
- a CDS encoding RNA polymerase sigma factor, producing MNNHNPEDIHRQIDAIYRSESRRVLATLIRLLGSFDIAEDALHEAFRVALEKWPEEGIPGNPVAWLVSTGRFKAIDNLRRNARFDTLEADFLERYDAENADSAEPDDHAVADDRLRLIFTCCHPALSREAQLALTLREVCGLTTEEIAHAFLISSSTIAQRIVRAKAKIREARIPYQVPEPDELPERLQTVLNVIYLLFNEGYAASSGEQHTRADLSGEAIRLGRLLKTLLPDPEVSGLLALMLLHESRRAARTTANGDIILLEDQDRSLWNREHIAEGIALVEQVLTTGRLGVYSVQAAISAVHARASAVATTNWQQIVSLYDVLLRIEPSPVIELNRAVAVAMRDNPAAGLALIDAILERGELTDYHLAHAARADLCRRSGKTAEAIAAYNRALSLTRQEPERRFLEKRLSELQ